Below is a genomic region from Papio anubis isolate 15944 chromosome 14, Panubis1.0, whole genome shotgun sequence.
ATTCTCACGGAATGTAGAATAAAATCCTAGGTTCTGAGACCACACATATTATGCTCTAGGAATAGTCTGAACACTTTAATTTCTGAAATCCCCAAGGCATACATATATTAAGGGACTTCAAACTGACCTGAAGAGATTAATGAAAGCCCTCTTGTCTCATTTATAAGTGTATAAAACCAAGAACATTTTGGAACAAATCAGCTATCTTCTCTGTAAGGAATTTCTTCCGAAAACAAGACCTtgctcttatttattattttattgttgttatttgttttttgttttgagacagagtctcattctgttgttcaggctggcacagtggcgccatctcagctcactgcaacctccacctcctgggttcatgcaattctcatgcctcagccttctgagtagctgagattacaggcgtgcaccgccatgcctggctaattttctgtatttttagtagagacgaggttttcaccatgttggccaggctggtctcgaactcctgacctcaggtgatttgcctgtctcggcctttccaagtgctgggattacaggcatgagccatcgcgtccggcctattatttttgagacaggttcttgctctgctgcgcaggctggagtgcagtggtacaatcatggctgactgcaggttcaacttcctgggctcaaatgatcctcccaccttagcctctcgagtaggtgggactacaggtgcatgccaccacacctggctaatgtttttaattttttgtagaaatggaggtCTTAttatgtttaccaggctggtctcaaactcctgggttcaagcaatcttcctgccttggattcccaaggtgctgggattatagatgtgagccatggcATCCAGcctttgctgttattttttccccctaaataaGATCTCCTACAGGTTAGTGGCAAAGTTAATTCAATGGGAGCAagtcaaaggagaaataaagcgCATGGAAACATAACATAAAGAGAAACAggaaccaaaatatataaatttactgTAAGTGTTCTCACTATTTGGGCAAGATCCTATAATGAATTAAACTACACTATTTAATTGCTACcaagataataaaattaatggATTGGAGAAAACAATTATACTTCCAAATAATTAGGCTTAATTATACACAAGTTGGGGTTATGAAAAAGCTAttgtccgggtgcagtggctcacgcctgtaatcccagcattttgggaggccgaggttggcggatcacctgaggtcaggagtttgagaccagcctggccaacatggtaaaaccacatctctactaaaaaaaaaaaaaattagctgggcgtggtggtgagtgcctgtaatcccagctactctgtaggctgaggcaggagaatcgcttcatcTCCTGGgtgatccagcctgggcgacagagcaagactctgtctcaaaaaaaaaaaaagctattaataGTTTACTTCCTGAGGGTAAGTAATCTATTTCTAAGAAACATTATGCTCAAGTTAATCAAATTAAGCTCCCTTTGTCAATGGATTAATgctaaattataaaagaatactCATTGTAATTAAaagtacatatgtatatttagaaatcagattaaaaagtaataaatcatATTACTTACCTGGCTTTGAGGGAGATATTTTCCTACTTAAACATCAACATTTTTATGTGCAACATCTGGAACACTGGTTTTCAAACTTTGTACTGCAGAATTCTAGTGAAGGGGTTCTAAGGATTCcgtgaatatttttatttttatattgaaattaaCAAAATGCAACACATACTACTAAACATTAACATATGTGCTAATGAACACATCACATAATGGATGTTTAATGTGTTAATTTGTGCTATCAGATTACATCCAAACCTTAGAACAAAGCTCTTTGATGTATCAGTTTACTgcaatcaaaaataatataaagaacaaGATTAGATACTGGTATAAGATTATAACTATTAACTAAGGCCACAATAGAAAATGTTTGTATTCCTCAACATAGCTTCATGGTTCTTACCATGAAAGTGAGTATATACGTTGGTTCTCACCAtgaggtgagtgtgtgtgtgctgaaCATAAGTAAGTGATGACAATTTAAATCCATAAGCTAAAACACTAATGCCATTTTCAATCTGCTCATATTTTACTAtctactgattaaaaaaaaaaaagaaagtttgaaaaccaGTGGTCTGGAGGTTCAAGATTTTTTTATGATACCTGAGACATTTTACTCTGGATTTAGATATTTGAGCTAAACTTTGATGTGAGTCATAAGCCTTAGCCCGGGTTGTCAGGAGTTTCTGCaattctttcattctttgcttCTGTTTAGTTAGGATCcgatttctctcttcttccaacattttcttttcctcaagtgatctcctgagGGTAACAAACTAAGGCTTAATCCACTTTAAGCCAATGCGAATGTTGTTTAGCAAAGATTTAACATGGGATAATTTGAATTTTGataattcaaaatttgaaaaaaggcaacccttggccgggcgcggtggctcaagcctgtaatcccagcactttggaaggccgagacgggcggatcacgaggtcaggagatcgagaccatcctggctaacacggtgaaaccccgtctctacttaaaaaaatacaaaaaactagccgggcgagatggcgggcgcctgtagtcccagctactcgggaggctgaggcaggagaatggcgtaaacccgggaggcggagcttgcagtgagctgagatccggccactgcattccagccctggcgacagaaccaaactccgtctcaaaaaaaaaaaaaaaaagaaaaagaaaaaaggcaaccCTTTGAAAAGGATCTGACGTGTAAAACtagaaatctttatttatttatttatttattttttgagatggagtctcgctctgtcgctgaggctggagtgccaccgcgcgatcttggcttactgcaagctctgcctcctggattcaagcgattctcctgcctcagcctcctgagtagctgggattacaggcacctgccacatgcccagctaattttttgtatttttagtagagatggggtttcactctcttggccaggctggtcttgaactcctaaccttgtgatccacccacctcggcctcccaaagcactgggattacaggtgtgagccactgcacctggccaggtaaAACTAGAAATCTTAAGACTAATATTTTCTAATccctcaaaatttataaaatgaaaaatacattcatttcttAGAATACTCTCTGAcaaaatatcatatattatatagtaaaatattttacagatacaataataatttctaagtattttcaaATTCACCAACATAAACTCCACAAAGCTACATACACTCATCTGGCAACCCTGAGTCAGTCAGTACTGTGTCTTAGTTACTTACCTTACAGCTTGTTCTCGTCCTCTGGAAGACACCGTGGGCACTGGAGGGCTGTAGTTACAAGGCACAGGCTTTACACCTGCACGTCTTACTGGAGACTTACGCCTTGGAGACAAATAAGGCCAACgtgtttcttttaacttttcttcatCTGCTTCGATGTCTGccaaaattttttctcttttaatagatGCATGTGGAGATGCATGAAGATCAAATGGTTTACACACCGTTAAGAGTTTTGGAGACTTGTGTTCTGAGAGGTGTTTCTGATATCTCTCAGGAAGGTCCTCAAAATCAGGAGTCCGGCACCTAACCTTGTGTTTACACTTCAACTTTACAGCCTGTTCAGGACACCTGGGGTTCCTGCGTCCCCAAGCTGACCTACAAGGCAGAGGAGATGAGTTCTGTAAACGCTCCTGGGCTCTCAGCTGCGTCCTAAGGTTTCGATAGAGCTCTTCTTCTTTTAACTTGTCATTGGTAGTTGAACCATAAGTAGATCGAGGAATGGGTCTGGCTTTAAAtcgatttgttttctttttagacttAAAAAAGTCTCTCAGCTGCTTTTCCTGGGCTGCTCGCTTCTGTTCCTCCCTTGCTATAAATTTAAATGGCTTTTGTGAGGCCAAAAgagcttctttatttttctccttcagagACCTTCTCCGTTCTTCTTTTTGCTTGACTAAATCATGGTAAAGGGGGAGAAAGACAGATGCAGGAACTGGATTGGCTCGGAATTTCTTCTTACACTCTGGATcctcttcttgttttttgagCAGTTTATGTACCATTTCAATATCTGATTTAGATTTCATggactcttcttttttcttctgttctcttaTCATCATTTGAAAAGGCTCCGGTACTGTAATCGTGGGCACCCATTCTTTTcgtttcttccttgttttctcaGCTGTGTGGAAGCCAGTATCTTTACAGCGAATATAATCTTCAACACAAAAGTCTTTCCACATGTTGTTGATAAGCTCCTTAGCATAGGCCATCATTCTGTTTTCCCTAGCATACTCTTTTTCTAGGTTGGGTAACTCTTCTTCAGAGGAGGACACATAAAAGGAGGAAGACTGGCCTAAATCAGGCTCTGAAAATGATGTCATTAATGAGACAGGGTGATAGGAGTTCTTTTCTGACACAGATCTAAATGAGAAGAATAACTATGTTATACTTTCAGTTGTATGtgaccaaatataaaaattaagagttacatattttcttttctttttttttctgagacagaatctcactctgttgcccaggttggggtgcagtggcctgatcttagctcactgcaacctccgccacccgggttgattctcctgtctcagcctcccgagtagctgggactacaggcatgtgccaccgtgcccagctaattttttgtatt
It encodes:
- the FAM161A gene encoding protein FAM161A isoform X2 — its product is MAASHRAAKLVASSLQTPVNPITRARVAQYEREDPLQALAAAEAILEDEEEEKVAQPAEASADLNTSFSGVDEHAPISSEDFVNFPGIHHSNEEYFKKVEELKAAHLETMAKLEKMYQDKLHLKEVQPVVIREASLSDGSRSVSEKNSYHPVSLMTSFSEPDLGQSSSFYVSSSEEELPNLEKEYARENRMMAYAKELINNMWKDFCVEDYIRCKDTGFHTAEKTRKKRKEWVPTITVPEPFQMMIREQKKKEESMKSKSDIEMVHKLLKKQEEDPECKKKFRANPVPASVFLPLYHDLVKQKEERRRSLKEKNKEALLASQKPFKFIAREEQKRAAQEKQLRDFFKSKKKTNRFKARPIPRSTYGSTTNDKLKEEELYRNLRTQLRAQERLQNSSPLPCRSAWGRRNPRCPEQAVKLKCKHKVRCRTPDFEDLPERYQKHLSEHKSPKLLTVCKPFDLHASPHASIKREKILADIEADEEKLKETRWPYLSPRRKSPVRRAGVKPVPCNYSPPVPTVSSRGREQAVRKSEKERMREYQRELEEREEKLKKRPLLFERVAQKNARMAAEKHYSNTLKALGISDEFVSKKGQSGKVLEYFNNQETKSVTEDKESFNEEEKIEERENGEENYFIDTNSQDSYKEKDEANEESEEEKSVEESH
- the FAM161A gene encoding protein FAM161A isoform X1 — translated: MAASHRAAKLVASSLQTPVNPITRARVAQYEREDPLQALAAAEAILEDEEEEKVAQPAEASADLNTSFSGVDEHAPISSEDFVNFPGIHHSNEEYFKKVEELKAAHLETMAKLEKMYQDKLHLKEVQPVVIREASLSDGSRSVSEKNSYHPVSLMTSFSEPDLGQSSSFYVSSSEEELPNLEKEYARENRMMAYAKELINNMWKDFCVEDYIRCKDTGFHTAEKTRKKRKEWVPTITVPEPFQMMIREQKKKEESMKSKSDIEMVHKLLKKQEEDPECKKKFRANPVPASVFLPLYHDLVKQKEERRRSLKEKNKEALLASQKPFKFIAREEQKRAAQEKQLRDFFKSKKKTNRFKARPIPRSTYGSTTNDKLKEEELYRNLRTQLRAQERLQNSSPLPCRSAWGRRNPRCPEQAVKLKCKHKVRCRTPDFEDLPERYQKHLSEHKSPKLLTVCKPFDLHASPHASIKREKILADIEADEEKLKETRWPYLSPRRKSPVRRAGVKPVPCNYSPPVPTVSSRGREQAVRRSLEEKKMLEEERNRILTKQKQRMKELQKLLTTRAKAYDSHQSLAQISKSRVKCLRKSEKERMREYQRELEEREEKLKKRPLLFERVAQKNARMAAEKHYSNTLKALGISDEFVSKKGQSGKVLEYFNNQETKSVTEDKESFNEEEKIEERENGEENYFIDTNSQDSYKEKDEANEESEEEKSVEESH